TGCCTCACAATGCTCCGTTGTCCGCAAATATTAATCCAAATCCACTGCCTGTGTCTTGTCAATGTCCTGTCAATGTTGCTCTTTTTGAAAGATTGCTAAGGGAACACCCTTGTCAGTCTTTAGTGTCATTTATTATCTCTGGTTTGTCTTCTGGATTTGACATTGGTTTTCATGGCCCATGCACAGCTACCCGGCCACGCAACCTACTATCTGCACGCTCTAATTCTCAATCAGTGTGGGAGGCAATTGCTAAAGAATTAGCGCGAGGCCACACCTCAGGACCTTTTCTAAGCCCTCCAATTACGCCTCTGCATTGTTCACCCTTAGGTGCAGTACCTAAGAAAGACGGTTCTTACAGAATAATTTTAGATCTCTCCTCACCTAGAGGCAATGCTATTAATGAAGGCATATGCAAAGAAGAGTTTTCAGTGCGATATTCCACCTTCGACGATGCCCTAAAATTGGTGTCTGGGTTGGGTCCCACAGCATTTTTAGCCAAAATTGATATCAAACATGCTTTTCGCCTTTGCCCCGTTAAACCAGCTCAATGGGGTTTATTAGGCTACTGTTGGGAGGGTTATTACTTTGTGGACACTCGCTTGCCATTTGGCAGCCGCTCCTCACCCTTCTTGTTTAACTGTTTTGCAGATTTGTTATGTTGGATCTTCCTCACTGTGCTTGGTATTCCATTTGTGATCCATTACTTAGACGATTTCTTCCTTTGTGGGAGGTCGGCAGCAGAAGTAAATAGTTACTTGGAATCTATTCAGTCTATGTGCACTAAACTGGGTGTCCCTATTGCGGAGGAAAAAACCACAGGACCCTCACAAACTATAACCTACCTGGGCATTGAGATCGACTCTCAGCAACAAATCATTCGCTTGCCAGCGGATAAGTACAGGGAGTTGCACGAAGCTTTATTGGTTTGGTCTGGTAGGAAGAAGTGCACCAAACGAGAATTGCTTTCTTTGATTGGCTCTTTATCTTTCGCTGCCAAAGTGGTAAAGCCAGGCAGAATGTTCCTCCGTAGGTTAATTGATTTGTCTACCACCGTTGCATCACTCAATCATCATATCACATTAAATGGGGAGGCACGCTTAGACATTCAATGGTGGGTGGATTTTCTACCTAGCTGGAATGGTGTCTGTTTTATTCAAGGGGACCCAATCACAGCCGCTTCACTTAGCCTCTTTACGGATGCATCAGGGGTAGGATTTGGTGCTGTTTTTCGCAATAGTTGGTTCTGTGCTCCATGGCCCCCAACATTTCATTCCTTTCACATTAATATATTGGAGCTTTTCGCAATTGTAGCAGCGGTTAGGACGTGGGGTCGCGAATGGCGTAATCTGCAGATCATCATTTACACAGACAACGCGTCCATAGTTCATGTGTGGCGCTCAGGCACATCTCGGGATAAACACATCATGTCGTTAATTCGCCACTTATTTCTATTCACGGCGCGGTTGAACATTAATATTTTGCTTCAACATATTCCTGGACATACTAATATTGCAGCTGATCTTCTATCTCGGTTACAGGTTCGTCGATTCAAACAACGCCTTCAGTCCGCAGACGAGTCACCCACACCAATCGAGCCAACCATCTGGACCATCTTAGTATAGCCTCACAGTACTTTCAATCTCAAGCTTTGGCACCCACTACTAGGGCCACGTATTCCACTGGTGTTGCCTCATATCAGCGATTTTGTTATAGGTGGTCTCATCCTCTCTGGCCGTTGAACGAGGATATTCTAATTCGCTACATTTCTAGTTTGGCACAACGCGTATCTCACACTACCATTCGCGTTTACATCTCAGGCTTGCAATATCACTCCATCTTGGCCGGCAACTATGTTCGAATAGCAGACATGAGTCGCTTGTGTTACACCCTGCGAGGAATTAAAAGAGTCCAAGGAGCTCGTCTCACCCGGCCGCGCAGGCACCCAATTACATATCAGAATTTGTGTTTAATTCATTACCGTATTCAATTTTTACAAGCTACAGTATATGAACGACTACTTTTCAAAGCTGCTACCTCTTTGGCCTTCTTTGGCTTGTTGCGCTGCTCTGAATACACTTATCAATCCAGTCGTCACTTCGATCCATCCACCGATTTATTGGTTGGAGATATCCAATTTTCCGCAGACAATTCCGTCATGCTGGTTCATATCCGGTCGTCTAAAACAGATCCCTTTCGTGTTGGTTGTCAGATTAGGGTTGGCGCTAACAATAACGCAGTTTGCCCGGTTCAGTGTATGCGCCGTTTCTTAGCGGTTCATCCCGGCCCAGGGTGGCCACTCTTCACTTACCAGGACTTCAAATTTTTGACTCGTCAGGACATAGTAAACCTCCTGGCTTCGTGTTTGCCTAATATTCCACACATTAATACACATTCCTTTCGCATTGGTGGTGCCTCCGCAGCAGCATCTGCAGGGGTGCCTGACAGCACTATCCAGATTTTAGGCAGGTGGACCAGTGATGCCTATAGACGCTATCTACATCTCGATGATGCACAGGTCATTGGCCTTTCTCGCAGTCTATGCACCGCTGGGCCACCTACTCGTGGGTGGAGCCGTCACACACCTTCTTCATTTTTGTTATAGTTTAGTTGGTGGCGCTCGTAGGCGTCACCACACCTCTTCATTTTGTATAGTTTGTCAAGTGTGGTGGTGTGGGGGAATTTGGGGGTGTGTTGTGTATTTTAAACTCATGCTGGTATTCTTAAgtaatattttgctattcatgAACTATCAATCTTAAGCTGTCCTTGTTGGCAGTTTGTTAGAACCTGTCTTTGTTGACAGTTTGTTTAGAACCTGTCTTTGTTGACAGTTTGTTTTACTTATATTGATTGACAGTTTGTTTTATGTGATCCTTGTTGACCACACTACATTTACGAGAAACTGTCTTAGACAGTTTGTTGTGGTCTTTGTTGACCTCTGTTACAATTAGATACAGTACACACATATCCTCCGAGACCCCTCATATCCGCcaaacttgcagtttttattgttgtttttcccTGCGCGTTGTCAGCAATTAAAGGTAGTTAAGTTTACTTAACTTTAGTTAATTGCTAAACGACATGGACTGGCGTTAGTACGGTAGCGCGTAGCTGTGGTTGCCATCTTAGTTTCACAGGCCTGGGCTCCAATCTTCACTTTGTTCGTTCGGCTCTTTTAGTCACGGTCTCGCTCCACGATTCCTCTTTCGCTCGTGCTAGCCAACAGTAGTTGTGGTTTTACCGCCCACCCATCCCGTCAGGGCATTTTTACTGTTAAGTTCATTAGGTTTTATtcaatgtgaatatttttaggaCATTTATACACGGGagatgtatatattttgtatacgttgtatatatatttactttgcGTTCATGTGGTCTGAAAGACAGGGTCGAGGGGGTGTGTTGTGTATTTTAAACTCATGCTGGTATTCTTAAgtaatattttgctattcatgAACTATCAATCTTAAGCTGTCCTTGTTGGCAGTTTGTTAGAACCTGTCTTTGTTGACAGTTTGTTTAGAACCTGTCTTTGTTGACAGTTTGTTTTACTTATATTGATTGACAGTTTGTTTTATGTGATCCTTGTTGACCACACTACATTTACGAGAAACTGTCTTAGACAGTTTGTTGTGGTCTTTGTTGACCTCTGTTACAATTAGATACAGTACACACATATCCTCCGAGACCCCTCATATCCGCcaaacttgcagtttttattgttgtttttcccTGCGCGTTGTCAGCAATTAAGTAGCAGATTGTAAATGAGAgatagttaaaattaaaaacttttttttaaaaatcttttctttttttaaaaatgcataaatactgaattttttttaaaagtttagtctAGAAACACCTTAAACAAGTTTCAGATCAAAAACCAATCTTTTACCCAAGTTGATGCATTTTTTAGGACTAAGCGGCCATTACAGTTAAGGGTGCTGTTGTAATGGTTTAGACACGTCTTCAGTATATTAACACGCCAATTTGATAATGTCTATTCAATCAGcaagaaactttaaaataaatagttCCAGTAAAAATACTCTGATGCTGATTGAATCCTCGGATAAAATGAAGCTTTTTAGCTAGTTTATTGTCTCAGTCATGAAATTCTGCGGTTTCCAGCCATGTAAATAAATTCTGTGGTATTTTTTAGATGCAGATTGTAGttgtatgtttttaaaaaaggtattaaaaatctTGTATATTCGTTGATTTCTGTGGTTAAAATGAACTCTATCAAccgcaaaaatgtaaaaatttcacAGTTTTTCGAAGCACATGCTGGCACATAACTACTAAGCCGTTTAATAACAATGATGGTAGCAGTTAACACATGTTTGTTTGTACAAATGTAGCTAGCTCTAAACATCTCTAAATTTTTCCAGGTCTAATGATTTCGTTTCAAGAGCATTTTTTCTTGTCCATTGTCGCTAATTTTGTGACATTTGATACACTAGCCGGGGGacccacaagtaactgtgttaccccgCGTTCgacaactttagctgaaataaaatcacagtttacaacccgttGTTACCCGCCATAACAAAAACAGTTGGCCaaccttttttacttttttaaaaaatgttcccGTGAAAGTTCAGAAATGAATGCAATGTGATGTAGAATTTGACATAGAGCATGTATCTGCAGACTCTACTGTACTGGCCGGGAAACCAAATTGTTTGTATTTGACGATGTTATGTAAGCCGTATCATTATTAACCACAACTGACCATGCGAAAAATAACCCTAGGGTAAGtaatttttgcagcaattaatttccacaatttcaaattcaaaagtGTGATAATGTGATTGTTATTGACGAGGATAATTAGAGAGGATAATATCTTCTTCGCTTTATTTCAGACCCCCGGCAGAGTAATTTAAATACTTCATAATAACAGGCAAGTATGCACAAAATACCGGTGGGCTTTTTCACGGACTAATGAACTACGATCCCaggttttttttctctttttgatatcgGGAAGGCCACAGAGAATTTCGTCTCGCCGTcccgttttataaaaaaaagattaaaaaagccTGGGTCGAGGTTGCCAGTATCCCTTATTAATACGCGGATTCCTAATCAGCTTATACTAGGAAAATCAACCTCGTCCATAGGgctatttttttcctttcttcagaaagagaaaaaaagcctgGAGAAGGAACACTACTGAGTTTTTGCGAATCTGATAATTTCAGAGAATTTTAGATTGAATGACTTCGATATACATCGCAAgaagaaattttcgcaaattgaaAAATCACAAATTTTTCCGAATTTGCGAAAACTTCTTATCGCAAAAATTACGTTACGATAGCAAAAATGCACGTAATTATATCTTTGATTAAAACAGAAATCTGCTTACCCCCTGTTAAGTATTATGTAACGGAAAAAcgtatataaataaattttcagcaGGGGGTATATCAAATTATCGGTTTAccaatatgacatcataagggtttaatgtttatttttaacaaaaagtgtgGGAAAGAAAGAAAAGTTACTCTTGCGACACGCATAAAGATTATTGGAGTGTTACTTTTAAATCAtaactttatttacaaatttatatgaAGTCATTACAGGAGGTTTTAATGTTTGATTTGGTCCATAAAATCAAAaggaataaaaaagtatataatttttCAAATGGAGGAGGTCTGAACAGTTTAGTATAATTCGTAACggtttatattttattctgtATATTTATTCTGCACAGAGATAACCGAAAATACGCAATACAAAATATTCTTAGAGCTTTGGCATATGAAGTAATCAAAATATAGTGGAAAGAAAATTTGCTTTGTCTATCAGAAGtcgtttttttcctatttattattttgttgacaGCAAGTTTAATCGAAGGTTACACGAATATTATTGAAACAATTTGAGATAACATGAAGGGCGATTTGTCAAAGCTTTTATATATACTGCTTGTTTATGTGTGGTCGTGTTTTTTAAGATTTACTACGCTATATTTTAATTAGATGATGGCTTGTCCATAGCAGTGACAGCTGGTTAATTGCTTTTGGTTGCTGCTTGAAGAACTAACATGAAGTTGATGTTTGTCTTTCATATGGAAGTTTTATatatactgtttttgtttttattttcgatttTAGTACGCCAGCGAACACATTGGATCTCATACAAGATCTTTAGTTTTCATATAAAGTCGTACCTGATTTGAGTTTTgtgtcatttttaatttcaacagGTAGATAGACTGATCTATCATTTTCATaaccccaacctcgtccccaggcctatttttctctttctgacaatctcggacggcgagaagatatctcggatatcaaaaaagcgaaaaattggcCTGGGTACGAGGTTGTTGATGtattacttttgttttttatattttaggtgaggcataaagatttttgatgtttttggaGATTATGAATAAAAGACTTGTTCTTCCTAAAATACCTTTATCAACACAGGAAATAAAAACAGATTTCAACGCGAGTCCTTCATTATTATACATTCACCAATGCTTGCAAATCACTTCAGACGAAATTTCGCATTCATATCGAAAGAAAGCAGAAGTTAAATGGCAGAACGAAAAAAAGAATATTAGACTTCCACCATTACCAGAGGTAAAACCGCATGACAAACCCAGCCGGCGAAAAAAGGGTTCTACGCAAAAGCTACTTCAAAAagctttttcaaaaactatttcAAACAGCCTAAGAGAAGGAACAGGAAGGGGTGACCAGTATATTAGACGGAGAAAGAAAACGGTATTTCCTTTGTAAGAGACAAGCATATTTGTTGAAAAAAGGTCTGGAAATGAAAGTTGACCATGACGTAATGTACACAAATAGAAGCTAGTTGTTATGTATTGGTGTTGGAAACCAACCAGTCTTAAGGCCAATATTCACACACGAAAAACATTCCGCGGGCCGGATAacgataaaaaaattgttccatCCTGTTACGTTCTGTTCCAGTATGTTGGAGAGCGAAAATTATTTTCTACGTTGCtacgacaataacaacaacataataTGGATAAAAACCATGTGCTAGTTGCTGCCATTGGTTTGTTGATATTACTTGATTTTTTGTAGCTTGTCAAAAATGCTAGTTGCTGCGCAGACCAGACAAAAAGTTGAAAACATTCCAACTTTCTTCTGGCTTCTCAGACCGAACAGTTTTCTGTTTCAATTGCGTAGTAAGATAACAAGAGGCATGCGCAAAGCTTTGTTTTCGTTTGATCCGGTC
This is a stretch of genomic DNA from Hydractinia symbiolongicarpus strain clone_291-10 chromosome 9, HSymV2.1, whole genome shotgun sequence. It encodes these proteins:
- the LOC130657861 gene encoding uncharacterized protein LOC130657861, translating into MAPIIPSINVATRSTRLRPRGQPTNTATGVESTTVVSSNVLTGHQASSSSTTDVVESPILTTAVVTELIRGELRRFFEGHEGERLAGRAPDIIEQNQATGDTYNTNSVVETPIVHHFVSEPFSEGGEFPQGGLPRPAQVGFSVATTARPAPLPALPQAVLDKVKKGEYVNFDSLLPAFASSSDEFTFKVLGGSSPSVALVPKQSNRPKVSDFSSWMLAWNNFIRCFTFFFPHRASELLHYQSIMCDFASQFTFTAWSTYDRMFRYQMAFDSGLSWNRVDDDLYNRHLRSAPLQHIVGSPFVPPSLFAPHSAFVPHSLFEPRRPSVGLTQVQSDRSITSPLVDTSTHRVTVRTDNVASHTNANTAATPILPHNAPLSANINPNPLPVSCQCPVNVALFERLLREHPCQSLVSFIISGLSSGFDIGFHGPCTATRPRNLLSARSNSQSVWEAIAKELARGHTSGPFLSPPITPLHCSPLGAVPKKDGSYRIILDLSSPRGNAINEGICKEEFSVRYSTFDDALKLVSGLGPTAFLAKIDIKHAFRLCPVKPAQWGLLGYCWEGYYFVDTRLPFGSRSSPFLFNCFADLLCWIFLTVLGIPFVIHYLDDFFLCGRSAAEVNSYLESIQSMCTKLGVPIAEEKTTGPSQTITYLGIEIDSQQQIIRLPADKYRELHEALLVWSGRKKCTKRELLSLIGSLSFAAKVVKPGRMFLRRLIDLSTTVASLNHHITLNGEARLDIQWWVDFLPSWNGVCFIQGDPITAASLSLFTDASGVGFGAVFRNSWFCAPWPPTFHSFHINILELFAIVAAVRTWGREWRNLQIIIYTDNASIVHVWRSGTSRDKHIMSLIRHLFLFTARLNINILLQHIPGHTNIAADLLSRLQVRRFKQRLQSADESPTPIEPTIWTILV